A DNA window from Hevea brasiliensis isolate MT/VB/25A 57/8 chromosome 2, ASM3005281v1, whole genome shotgun sequence contains the following coding sequences:
- the LOC110635798 gene encoding probable serine/threonine-protein kinase PBL19, which produces MKCFHYFKDKSRSRQQRSAPELKEQSKSDYSGSGTHRIAKSSCSETSARRIPELYEEKARNLRDFSFSELRHATHDFDRLLRIGEGGFGSVYKGSIKPADGKGDPIVVAIKKLNKDGLQGHKQWVAEVQFLGVVEHPNLVKLVGYCAADGERGIQRLLVYEFMPNKSLEDHLFNRAYPALPWKTRLQIILGAAQGLAYLHEGLEIQVIYRDFKTSNVLLDENFKPKLSDFGLAREGPVAGRTHVSTAVMGTNGYAAPDYIETGHLTTKSDVWSFGVVLYEIITGRRSLERNRPRAEQKLLEWVKQFPPDSKKFGLTIDPRLENQYSIAAARKIARLADSCLMKSAKDRPKMTQVVESLKQIIQDSDEEATISKESFEPSETDSADSSKEPNQLEATESWKRRMTHLAKLGEHVEGASRRRFMIMQRAKVA; this is translated from the exons ATGAAATGTTTTCACTACTTCAAGGACAAATCCAGAAGCAGGCAACAAAGATCAGCACCAGAGTTGAAAGAGCAATCAAAATCGGATTATTCAGGGTCGGGGACACACAGAATCGCAAAATCCTCGTGCTCGGAAACTTCAGCGCGTCGTATACCCGAATTATATGAGGAGAAGGCTCGCAATCTGCGAGACTTCTCCTTCTCAGAGCTCAGACATGCGACCCATGATTTCGACAGACTATTAAGGATTGGGGAAGGTGGATTTGGGAGTGTCTACAAAGGCTCAATCAAGCCTGCTGATGGGAAAGGTGACCCCATTGTAGTTGCAATTAAGAAGCTTAACAAAGATGGTTTGCAG GGTCATAAACAATGGGTGGCAGAAGTTCAATTTCTAGGTGTGGTGGAGCATCCAAATCTTGTCAAACTTGTAGGATATTGTGCTGCGGACGGAGAAAGAGGAATCCAGAGACTACTTGTATATGAGTTTATGCCAAACAAAAGCTTAGAAGATCATCTTTTCAATAGGGCATACCCTGCACTTCCTTGGAAAACAAGATTACAAATAATACTTGGAGCAGCTCAAGGGTTGGCTTATCTGCACGAGGGCTTGGAAATTCAG GTTATTTATCGAGATTTTAAAACCTCCAATGTTTTATTGGATGAGAATTTTAAACCGAAGCTTTCAGACTTTGGGCTTGCAAGGGAGGGGCCAGTGGCTGGACGAACGCATGTTTCAACAGCA GTAATGGGGACAAATGGATATGCTGCTCCGGATTACATAGAGACAGGGCATCTCACGACTAAAAGTGATGTATGGAGCTTTGGAGTTGTACTATACGAGATTATTACTGGCAGGCGGTCCTTGGAAAGAAACCGCCCGAGAGCGGAGCAGAAGTTGCTGGAATGGGTAAAGCAATTCCCTCCTGATAGTAAAAAGTTTGGGTTGACAATTGACCCACGACTTGAAAACCAGTACTCTATAGCTGCCGCTCGAAAAATTGCCAGGTTAGCAGACAGCTGTTTGATGAAGAGTGCAAAGGATCGACCAAAGATGACTCAAGTGGTAGAGTCTTTGAAGCAAATAATCCAGGATTCAGATGAAGAAGCGACCATTTCAAAGGAATCTTTTGAACCCTCAGAAACTGACTCGGCTGACTCGAGTAAGGAGCCAAATCAACTGGAGGCCACTGAATCTTGGAAAAGGCGGATGACTCATTTGGCAAAGCTTGGTGAGCACGTGGAGGGAGCAAGTAGAAGAAGATTTATGATCATGCAGAGAGCCAAAGTAGCCTAG
- the LOC110649039 gene encoding ATP synthase subunit delta', mitochondrial, producing the protein MLRRATGLLARPILSCRARPFSTDLPAPQTTDSSFVEAWKKVIPNMEPPKTPLSFMQPRPPTPSSIPSKLTVSFVLPYASELSNKEVDMVIIPSTTGQMGVLPGHVSTIAELKPGLLSVHEGNEVTKYFVSSGFAFIHANSFADIIAVEAVPLDQIDASLVQKGLAEFTQKLSSASTDLEKAEAQIGVDVHSALNAALTG; encoded by the exons ATGCTGCGCCGAGCCACCGGACTCCTGGCCCGACCCATTCTTAGCTGCAGGGCTCGACCCTTCTCGACGGATCTCCCGGCCCCTCAGACCACTGACTCCAGCTTCGTGGAAGCGTGGAAGAAAGTGATCCCAAACATGGAGCCACCCAAGACCCCTCTCTCCTTCATGCAGCCCCGCCCTCCTACTCCCTCTTCTATCCCTTCCAAACTCACCGTTAGCTTCGTGCTCCCCTATGCTTCTGAGTTGTCCAATAAAGAG gttgacATGGTTATAATTCCATCAACAACAGGGCAAATGGGTGTTCTTCCTGGACACGTATCAACAATTGCAGAGTTGAAACCTGGGTTATTATCTGTGCATGAAGGGAATGAAGTGACAAAGTATTTTGTTAGCAGTGGCTTTGCATTCATCCATGCAAATTCTTTTGCAGATATAATTGCTGTTGAGGCTGTGCCACTTGATCAAATTGATGCCAGCCTGGTGCAGAAGGGACTTGCAGAGTTCACCCAGAAGCTAAGCTCAGCCTCAACTGACCTGGAGAAAGCTGAAGCCCAAATTGGAGTTGATGTGCATAGTGCTCTCAACGCTGCTCTTACAGGCTAG
- the LOC110635796 gene encoding probable dolichyl pyrophosphate Glc1Man9GlcNAc2 alpha-1,3-glucosyltransferase produces the protein MEGQKLQMHERSTNTQQLLWFFGIAACIKLLLIPSYHSTDFEVHRHWLALTHSLPLRQWYFEESSPWTLDYPPFFAYYECILSFFAHLIDPQIVDIHRGLNYESNTVVYFQRISVIVSDLCLLYGVYRLNKNLEFRKRTLMCLLVVWSPGLIVVDSMHFQYNGFLLGLLMLSISYLQEGRDLMGGFFFAILLCFKHLFAVAAPVYFVYLLRHYCWKGLLRGFWQLISMGIVVMVVFAAAYGPFLYHGQIQQVISRMFPFGRGLCHAYWAPNFWVFYIALDKGLAIFLRKLGLNIQAPAASFTGGLVGDSPPFSVLPKITPITTFIMVLLALSPCLFKAWKNPQPQLVARWIAYAYTCGFLFGWHVHEKASLHFVVPLSIVAVHSLEDARHYFLLAIVSCYSLFPLLYEAQEYPIKVLLLLLHSILMWHSFSAQITKDAAAKVTVSAKTGKQLSSLGSLSATVEKERILIGWVGKCYLFGLLGVEIWGQFSHPYLLGDKLPFVPLLLVSLYCALGMIYSWVWQLRCLMKST, from the exons ATGGAAGGCCAAAAGCTCCAAATGCATGAGAGATCCACCAACACACAGCAGCTTTTGTGGTTCTTTGGCATAGCAGCATGCATAAAGCTCCTACTGATCCCATCATACCACAGCACAGACTTTGAGGTCCATCGACATTGGCTCGCTTTAACCCACTCACTCCCTCTCCGTCAGTGGTACTTTGAAGAGTCTAGCCCATGGACTCTTGATTACCCTCCATTCTTTGCCTATTATGAATGCATTCTCTCCTTCTTTGCCCATTTGATTGACCCCCAAATAGTTGACATCCACAGAGGCCTCAATTATGAATCAAACACAGTAGTCTATTTCCAAAGGATTAGCGTGATTGTCTCAGATTTGTGTCTTTTATATGGTGTTTATAGATTGAATAAGAATTTGGAGTTCAGAAAGAGAACTTTAATGTGTTTATTGGTGGTTTGGTCCCCAGGCCTTATAGTGGTGGACTCTATGCATTTCCAGTACAATGGGTTTTTGCTAGGGCTATTGATGTTGTCCATTTCCTACTTGCAAGAAGGGAGGGATTTGATGGGTGGCTTCTTTTTTGCGATTTTATTATGTTTTAAGCACTTGTTTGCTGTGGCTGCACCAGTTTATTTTGTGTACTTGTTGAGGCATTATTGTTGGAAAGGTTTGTTAAGGGGTTTTTGGCAGCTTATATCTATGGGGATTGTCGTCATGGTGGTTTTTGCTGCTGCATATGGTCCATTTTTGTATCATGGACAG ATACAACAAGTTATCAGCCGCATGTTTCCTTTTGGCAGGGGGCTTTGCCATGCATACTGGGCCCCAAATTTTTGGGTGTTTTATATTGCATTAGATAAAGGGCTAGCTATATTTCTCAGAAAACTTGGTTTGAACATCCAAGCGCCAGCAGCTTCATTTACTGGTGGTTTGGTGGGTGATTCACCACCATTTTCTGTATTGCCTAAG ATCACTCCCATTACAACCTTCATCATGGTCTTGCTTGCCTTATCTCCTTGCCTTTTTAAGGCATGGAAGAATCCCCAACCGCAGTTGGTTGCAAGATGGATTGCTTATGCTTATACATGTGGCTTTTTATTTGGGTGGCATGTTCATGAAAAAGCATCACTCCACTTTGTCGTCCCTTTGTCTATTGTTGCAGTGCACAGTTTGGAAGATGCAAGGCATTACTTCTTGCTAGCTATAG TTTCATGCTACTCACTGTTTCCTCTTCTATACGAGGCTCAGGAATATCCCATCAAAGTGTTGTTATTGCTATTACATTCCATTTTAATGTGGCACAGCTTTTCTGCACAAATCACCAAGGATGCAGCAGCTAAAGTGACTGTATCAGCGAAGACAGGTAAACAATTGAGTTCACTGGGATCTTTAAGCGCCACTGTTGAAAAAGAAAGAATCCTTATTGGATGGGTTGGGAAGTGTTACCTGTTTGGTCTTTTGGGTGTTGAAATATGGGGCCAGTTTTCGCATCCTTACCTCCTTGGTGATAAGCTTCCCTTTGTACCCCTTTTGCTTGTTTCATTATATTGCGCGTTGGGAATGATTTACTCATGGGTATGGCAGTTGAGGTGTCTGATGAAATCCACCTGA
- the LOC110635856 gene encoding FCS-Like Zinc finger 3, which produces MSYYGHEPHFLEACFLCRKPLGCNTDIFMYRGNTPFCSKECRQEQIDMDECRKKKNWKLSSSSSRSLRKSEAEETSSNKTVRTGTVAVA; this is translated from the exons ATGTCTTACTACGGCCACGAGCCTCACTTCCTTGAAGCATGTTTTCTTTGCCGGAAACCGCTTGGGTGTAACACTGATATCTTCATGTACAG AGGGAATACACCGTTTTGTAGCAAAGAGTGCAGACAGGAGCAGATAGACATGGATGAGTGCAGAAAGAAAAAGAACTGGAAACTGTCGTCTTCCTCTAGTAGATCTCTGAGGAAATCAGAGGCAGAGGAGACTTCCTCAAATAAAACCGTACGGACGGGCACTGTTGCTGTTGCTTAA